The sequence ttatgccaatctgggccacctttggcgcctacgtggtgttagtctggctgtaaaaggtcggatctacaacgcgtcggtgagagcacatttgctctatgcttgtgaaacctggcctctccgagttgaggacgttagacgactctctatgttcgatcatcgttgtctccgaaggattgctggcATCTAGTGGCAACagcatgtcagtaatgcagaggttcagcatcgtgtgttcgggcacagagatgataatccaattggtgtcaccatcttgaaacaccgacttcggtggcttgggcatgttctacgaatgtcgtcccagagaattccacgtcatgCATTATTCGCCGATGCTGGGACTGGTTAGAAAAAgcggaggtggtcagtgtatgatatgatgttgtggtatgaaagaaagctgtaaaggGCTAGcctctgttggtccttcacgactccctggctggggtccgtcagtcagtcagtcagctataacgtaggaccaggcacatatgtgcatcggtccatgttgccataccgcatcagcacaacaagatgaacaccggattcatagtagtggttaggtcaaaggtggtaataaatAAGAGGAAGATTGCATacagagatatagtacaagaagaaagaattggttcgtagaaagaaagatatgaagtgattttaatctcttagtttaagggaagacagggagtgtatacaccgacgccattgtgatcgattctgagccatgtcaccaagagtctccaaccattggttacgatagtcacgcggaccccaaccaagtagtctgcatctaccaacatagttCAGACTAGAacttagtgacttcaagcactgatgccacgttttggtttggccgctcctaactttcttctaaccatctccaataccggatagcattgcacgtcgtggtaatcggtgttcaggcatacgtaacacgtggcccaaccatctcagtcgatgaagattcataacctcatcgactgatttaccatcatttcctaataccctgcgtctaacctcactattacttacccggtgatcccagcagacgccagcaatatttctaaggcatctgtggtcaaatattaatagcttacgagtgtcttctactcttaatggccatgtttcgctgctgtaaattaaaacagaacggactgccgcgcagtatactcgtccttttattgatagacggatatctcgccttcgccaaaggtgacgtaagttggcaaaagccaaacgagcttttcgaatccgtgctgagatttcgtcagacaccaacccattagggctgaccagacttccaagataagtgaagttgtcaacgcatTCCACTACTTCgttccctatccttagttcaggtgttgacgcagaccagtcctgaagcaacaacttgcatttagagggagaaaggcgcattccaaacattctggcattgttgctcagtgctaccaaaagactctgcattttgtcagcgtcttcaccaaacaggactatgtcatctgcgtattctaagtcgataagtggacctcctggatggagatcaatacccgagaactcagtcgacgagaaagttatttccatcggtagatctatgatgaagttaaacaaaaatggggaaagtgaacagccttgacggacaccacttgaggttgcaaaagtagatgacagttcgccataagctctgactcgactagtagtgttcgagtaaagagcctttacaaggtttatgtacttctggggtacgcccttcaatgacagacactgccacagaatctcgcggtctacagagtcaaatgctgcttttaagtcgagaaagaccaccattgtcggacgccgataagtatgcctgtgttctagaatttgacgaatggtgaatatgtggtcgatgcagccacgaccaggtctgaagccagcttgagtctctcgtgtttgcagttcacgagtcttagttaggcgtctgataattatcgaagctagtattttagatattatattagttaaactaatccctctgtggttgtcacaggatgatttcgaccctttcttatatattgggacgataagtgattgtgaccagttagatgggataacgtctaattcccagatcttagctaaaatattagtcaacctaatcgctaaaattggaccaccatccttaaagacctctggagccagtccatctggaccagctgcccttcctcgcgatcctgctgtaaccttcttttactttcttcataaaaaaatggttgtttcttccttaactgaaagatttcttctgattgtacctttccgtttcccccattattattattattacactaccttacactaatcggttcgctattgttttttttacgctccttaacttctttttttcctctccaaattctcattgttttgtgtggtgcatatatatttggtgcccacttgtgccaatatttatgtgttcaaataaaataaatgaataataaactgataCATTAGCTTAAATTTCAGAATCCAATTGGAAAAACGTAAGTTTTCACGTTTATCATTCTATGCTACTAATCAGTTGAGACGTATTTAATACACCCAAGTAAACACAAACATGTTAAAttcaatttataaattttatggaCTTACCTGTGATGCAAAAATGAACAAACACTAAGAACGACAACATAGCTTAGATGACTTTGTACTGTTAACAGATTCGTTTGATCCAGGAAAAGTTAAGTGAGCAGGGCCGATTCCAACTGGATAGGACATTTGGTTTGGGTTAGAACCATTTTGAATTTGTTCTAAAACACTTCGAACAGCAGCGGTAAATGCATCCAAAACATTTGAACCATTTTTAGCTGATGTTTCCAAAAATGTATAAGCTCCATTATCAATGGCACACTGTTTCCCCTCTAATTCAGTGACCTAAGTGATATAATGAACCGCACATACGCTGTGGATTAGTGAAAGGATAATGTAACTTTAAAATTGCAACATATAGGTACTATAAGGCTTTATAATAATTTGTACACGCAAGATCCGTAATGATACGACGTCTAACAGTCAAGTTTATCAATTGGGAAGTGCGTGAATTACGAACTAGTGTCATTCAGTCGTTCAAAAAATTAATCCATCTTATTTCATGTTTAACTTCTATGtgcaaacatatatatatagaatgtCTGATCATCTAACCAGCAGTGTTGTCCTTGATTTCTAATCATCCGGAGGATTACGTTGACCCGCACGGTCTCGTGAGCAGCCTTTGCTCAGCCACATCACATCACTGCGTTTATGTATCGACATTTATTCATCTATCTACTTAAACGCATAaacattagcacaagatgagcACCCAATACATAGTCGTATTATGTAGTTGTCACCAAATAAGTGTCCAGAGCGATAGAGACCTGACtttaatgaatgataatttcACGAAGTTACAGCCTACCCTGAAAATGAACTTTGTATCTGGCTCATCTCTATTCGTCTACTGTACTGAATATGTGCAAAAAAACATGTGTAGCCCTCGTTTACATGTGATGAACATATTTCTTAGTGATATACCTACAGCTTTGCCTAAACATATGGTGATTCTACCGAGTGTAAGACATTAAAACAGGATTCCTAGCAGCAAATCTCCAATACAACAAGACAACTGAACATAGCTACTACGTGGTTCCTTTTAGAATAAACGATATCTGGCTAACGTAAGCTGGCGAACATGTCATTGATCCATGCACCTTAATTGAAGTTGTTTGGTCGACCTAAGTGTATAGCCTTTCAGCCAGACAAAATCAGGTGTCATTTCACTTACCTCACGTAAATTCGCTTCCAAATCAACTTTGTTTCCTATCAGTATAACTGTCAGGTTTGGAAGAGCTAAATCTCTAACAGAGGAAATCCATGAATTAATTGCGTTAAATGAATCTCGGTCAGTGATATCGTAAACTACTAACGCACAGGCTGCACCTCGATAATATGAGCGTGTGATACACTGGAATCTCTCCTGACCTAAAAGAAATTACGTTTACTAGATGAAGCATACCAGCCGTATCCCATATCTGTAACTTTACAGACTTTGAATCAACTTTAAGCACTTTTGTTCCAAACTCAACACCTATTGTGTGTAGTGAATCCTGTTTAAACTTCCCCTCAAGAAACCATCTCATCAAACATGTTTTGCCAGTAGCAGCATTTCCAATAATCAGAAACTTCAGCAGGTAATCATACCTCTCCATAATCTTCAAGGTTAGCCATCCGTCAAGGTCGTAGAGGTTACGCGTTACTAAAATCCAATATCGAAAATGTGTAAGATAAACTAGTACatagtatttattttgtttcgAGGGTAGATAACGAGTATCAAAAATTTCATCTTGTCCtttgccttaaatcacaagttAATTAGAATTATATTAATCTTTCGAAACTTTCTATCCTTCTGACTGTTATAAACCTATTGATTTCTCTTCATTCATGCCTGACGTTAGAAGGCGACTCTAAATAATCGCTTCCAGTAAGCTTCTTTTCACTGGTTGTCTGTCTTCTTTGTATGACAAGTAGTCTGTTTTAGGCGGTATGTATATCACCCTAATAAACAGACTTGTAAGTCTTGGACGGtgatgctgacctcattagttttaatggacaaACCTAGCTGAAATTTCTCGATCACGCAACCGCAGCAGATCACGAGTGGGCACGTCATGTAACGTGTCCCTTGCAAGTTTTAGCCAGCTTACATTAAACGCTTCTTGACATATTGAGAGCCTCCCAAATGTATGTTCCAACCATTTCACTTAGGACTTTTGATTTGTATGGGTTGGCTTTCTGCGATAACACAGATGTTACGAGTAGTGAGTCGTTGAACTCTAGACACATGTGGCGTCCGTAGAATTGAGATTGACGTGATCTGATGCACCAATTCCTAGACACTGAGTCTGTTTATTGTTCAAATATTATTCATCACTTTCTAAATTTGTATTTTCATATATTGTGATAGGGTTTTGTATATTTTCAGATGTTTCCTTTGCATATCATATCTACACTGCGACGGAACAGAAACCTAGGCTATTTAATATCAAAGCTCTTGTAGCGTGGTGTCCAGTCGAgtttgactatgaacaccgctaccaaaaaccgcggaacaacgATGGAacgtaatggaagcacaaaatggctgtaactagcacagttaaacaacaGCACATTAGAACAAACACTGGTagagttggttataataataattgtttttattaaaccagtcgtgttctcgtgataaatgtgagtcactacaggagccccccactagaaagggtttacactttcgataaatagcggtttaaaacgtgggactgatcggctgacgagcgattgtaggacggaagaattggcgaacaggaaagcgatcgtttatcgacgagttgccaacgaaggtcgttttcggagaacggtaccaggagcgatgtgctgtatttgttgcttgagttggtaTGCCACacgagtggtttgtatccagaatctgaagattgcgttcgtaggggtccgaaccagaaacgctgcagacacAGGACGAAACCACgctgagccaaaagaccaggagcgaccgtaacgaccaagttcgagaccaagcgtatgccaagcactCGAAAcaaaaatatcgactgagtaagttgacaagagcgtgggtggccaatccagctttcgccaaagttgactgaagtcgacgaaACCAAACGGAGAAGGTCGatggcgtgggctcaggaaacaaaaagaaaatcaaaaaagagaagagtgtagcatgcgtgtagcataagaataatcctacaccgtatcagTTGTtcactgtgcgactagtcgcgaAAGCGTatgggtaaccgtactcggcgaccggaacgtgagacggtagtctcattcgtatctcgtgagcctacaatctcatccgaggtcagaggcgacGTAGTCTGCTggtctggacgtgagactgtcgtctcgtccgtagacggtgcagatgacgcgtgctgttgaccgggacgtgagaatgaggtctcagatgcatctggcgtgggacctgaagaagatttaaggatcccgctaggtttgataggtctagcattgaatctcagggtgtcagatagggcactgtcatcgacttgtgttggtttgagacgatcaatgctgacgatctcgacgcggccgtgtcgatcaaccttgaaggtcttttcgtgacgagcgattacgtgaaaagggccttctcaaggttgttgccaaggtttgcgtaccgaagatactcgtatgaaaacatgtgaacaggtagataactctcgagagagagcgacctgtcgatgatGTATTCGAGTTGagaccggagacagcgttcgcataaatgcagacagtcgatggacgtagtctgatttgccgaaattaggtctgctctgtggtgtgaagaattctacgggcagacgcaatgtcgtgccgtatacaagttcagcggcggaataTTGGATATCTGCGTTCAAGCTCGTTCTGATGCCTAGGAgaacgagcgataaggtttcgtgccagttgccgttttcgtgtgctcgtagagcacttttaagttggcagtgaaaccgtttacttaaccatttggtgctgggtggtagacgtAGTgcgtatgcgtatgcattccgtaccaaacagccgggtcagcgaggagaatagttaataggggaaaatttctcgaataaagcgtggaatttacCGTCACGCaaaaaagtgacaaggattcggtacacgtacatgggagtctattatattattactattcttatcgttatccgtcatgtcgcgtatattatatactaaaagataatatgaaaatatacgacagacgtggatagataaataatagactcaccgaattggcttctttggaagattcgACCAggggttgaggcgtgttccagaATTTGGCTCACcagttgtagcgtggtgtcgagtcgagattgactatgaacaccgctaccaaaaaccgcggaacaacgATGGAacgtaatggaagcacaaaatggctgtaactagcacagttaaacaacaGCACATTAGAACAAACACTGGTagagttggttataataataattgttttcattaaaccagtcgtgttctcgtgataaatgtgagtcactacactcTTTTACACCCCAAACCTATCAACTCATGCCATTCTGGACAAAAATTATAAAAACTGGTTCTGCTACTCAGAAGCTGATTTCCGCAAGCGCTACATGACTGAGCCCCGTGCATAATTGCTTGAAACAGCAAAGATACTGCTGCACGATTTTAAGAGGTACGTCACACCTAGCATGTTTACTGGCGACGTTTCAGAAACTTATGACACTTTGAGAAGGCTATACTTAAACGTGAAAACCTAACGGACCAgcaaaggttagaccaacttTTCCACAACATCAAGCTGTAACATGGCCCAACAGCAGAGATTTGTCTGCGAGTGAGAGAGTTCATTGGTCAACGGACCTTTAATGAGCTAGATAACTTCCCTTGTCTAAGCTTCCCAAACTGGTGCATACAGTCCTCGTCTCCATCCAAAATAACGCTGTTGATGTAATAGTTACAACTGAAagctggattatgaagatcacCAGGACCCCTCAGTGCCGAGACTTGATCTGTCAAAGTAAAACCTCAaacaatagaaaataacatcatAGACCTCTGTCATACTTTCCGTAGCCATCATAATATTCATCACAATCGTAAACGTTCGATACAGAAACGATCCGTCTTTAAACCACGAGATGCAGATAAACTGATTGATGCTGGTGCCACAATAAGTATGGTAAGTCTTCGTGAATTCTCAGAAAACCCTGCAGTCTCCCGAGCCTTAAGACGTCCAACACGGAAAAACTTTCGGGAAACGTCctagccggcacgcgttaacagCAACCGTAGCTGGCGAACATGACCCTCTGTTGCACATCATTGACGTAATCACGACGGTTCGCTATCTCGTCGAATCGGGGGcggaagttagcgttctccttGCAAATCCTAACAACCGACCGAACGAACCGTTTTACAACTCAAAGGAGGTAAACGGGAAACCGATCGCTAAATACGGTCGGCGACATGTGTATTATAATAGGGTCTGCGTGAACCTATTCACTAGATTTTCGTCGTTGCATATGTTTCCGTGCCAATCGCCGGTATAGACAAGTCACAACACCATGATCTGCTTATCAACACGCACAAACGGAGGTCAGAAGGTAACAACACTAATCTATCTTTTTGTGTAGCATCTTTTTTCAGTGGTAGATTAGCCGTAGTCACAGTGTGGCACATAACCGACCCATCTCATCAACGGATACTCGATAAATAGACTGATCTGTACCAAATGAGACTAAACGTATCATGTGTAACCAGTAATTTTCAAATCACGACCACAGGACCACCTATGTTCTCGAAAACGCGCCGTCTTACTCGCAGAAAGCTAAGGTTGGCCAAAAGCGAATTCGACTAGATGATAGACTTGGGAATTACTTGGCCACTGAATTGCCCATGGATATGTTTCTCGTACATGGTCCCTTAAAATAACAATGGCTGTAGTCTAAACATTGACTATTGACAACTCAATACGAAAAGTCGTTAACTGTTGctgcacattcacgatttgacagctacctcaAAATGTACAATTTTTTCAAAAATCGACTCGGTTAAAGCATGCAACTAAACTATTAAGGCTTCCGACGTTATTCCTAAAACATTTAACATCATCCCTAATGGACTCTACGAATTTTAGCGCTACATTTCGGGTTATGAAATGCAGCACAAACTTTCTAGAAATTCATGAGCGACGTATTCAGAGGACTGTGTGGAATAGTTAGAGTAGACCTATTCTCTAATTAGTTTGTGTTAATACTTCCATTTTCCATCACTTCTCAATTTTTTTACAACTACCATTACTGCAGGCATGCCTGTAAACTTGCCGTCAAAAAATGACCTATGACCTTCCGTTTCGGTTTGTAAACATACATAACATGATCCACTGAATATTGCTCACAGATACCCGGCCGCACATATAGACTTCTCTAGTTTCTGGATAGGCGAAGCCATTCACTCTTCTTAAGTCATTTATATATCGTGTGTGTATTGATTGCTTATCATATTCATCATGTTTGCAACTTATTTTTAGTCGGACTATAAATAGTaagtaacgcttgattaaatttaGTTGGTTCATTTGCCTTCCCTGATCCGCTTTGCTTTCCTCCCTTTGTTTTGTTACCTTGACTGTCTGTCCAAATCAATGATTGCATGAAATGTACGTATTAAAAACGCATTTTGTGGTTTCTATTTGGCTGATTACAAACATATATGTACTGAAAGGCAATATTAAGGTATGATA comes from Schistosoma haematobium chromosome 3, whole genome shotgun sequence and encodes:
- the RAB4A_4 gene encoding Ras- protein Rab-4A (EggNog:ENOG410V5J0~COG:U), yielding MERYDYLLKFLIIGNAATGKTCLMRWFLEGKFKQDSLHTIGVEFGTKVLKVDSKSVKLQIWDTAGQERFQCITRSYYRGAACALVVYDITDRDSFNAINSWISSVRDLALPNLTVILIGNKVDLEANLREVTELEGKQCAIDNGAYTFLETSAKNGSNVLDAFTAAVRSVLEQIQNGSNPNQMSYPVGIGPAHLTFPGSNESVNSTKSSKLCCRS